The proteins below are encoded in one region of Sideroxydans lithotrophicus ES-1:
- a CDS encoding HepT-like ribonuclease domain-containing protein yields MSDTPVREWRFYLDDMIEFAQKVVLYTEGLNQESFVESGLNYDATVRNLELIGEAATNIPDEVRQKYSQIPWRMVVATRNKLIHGYLGIDNDTLWSIIQDDVPELLNELQKLKSDI; encoded by the coding sequence ATGTCTGATACTCCTGTTCGCGAATGGAGATTCTATCTGGACGACATGATCGAGTTTGCCCAGAAGGTTGTGCTTTATACGGAGGGCCTTAATCAGGAAAGCTTTGTGGAAAGCGGCCTGAATTACGATGCTACGGTGCGCAATTTGGAACTGATCGGCGAGGCGGCAACGAATATTCCAGATGAGGTGCGTCAGAAGTATTCGCAGATACCTTGGCGTATGGTAGTGGCCACGCGAAACAAGCTGATACATGGTTATCTTGGGATAGATAACGATACCTTGTGGAGCATTATTCAGGACGATGTTCCGGAGTTGTTGAATGAATTGCAGAAGCTGAAGTCTGATATTTAA
- a CDS encoding nucleotidyltransferase family protein yields MNRSTTLQLLTAHKQELADRFGVASLALFGSVVRDTAKEGSDVDVLVAFDGPATSARYFGVQFYLEDLLGVPVDLVTEKALRPELRPFIEKEAVHV; encoded by the coding sequence TTGAATCGTTCTACAACATTGCAATTGCTGACAGCGCACAAGCAAGAACTAGCCGATCGCTTCGGCGTAGCCAGCTTGGCTTTGTTCGGCTCTGTCGTGCGCGATACTGCCAAAGAAGGCAGCGATGTGGATGTGCTAGTGGCCTTCGATGGTCCGGCAACATCTGCGCGCTACTTCGGCGTGCAGTTTTATCTGGAAGATTTACTGGGTGTGCCTGTTGATCTGGTGACAGAGAAAGCCTTGCGGCCAGAGTTGCGTCCATTCATTGAGAAGGAGGCGGTGCATGTCTGA
- a CDS encoding GFA family protein has protein sequence MAMQPYKGSCHCGAIQFSFEVESFTHGIRCNCSFCAKRGTMMHLVPGVQFQIEAQDGALGMYQWGTKSAKHYFCKSCGVATFSETSKWPGQYIVNLGCLEGVDTFALETKVFDGKHLL, from the coding sequence ATGGCAATGCAACCATACAAAGGCAGCTGTCACTGCGGCGCGATCCAGTTCTCGTTCGAGGTCGAGTCGTTCACCCACGGGATACGTTGCAACTGCTCGTTCTGCGCCAAGAGGGGAACGATGATGCATCTGGTGCCGGGGGTGCAGTTCCAGATTGAGGCGCAGGATGGTGCGCTGGGTATGTACCAGTGGGGCACGAAGTCGGCGAAGCATTATTTTTGCAAGAGCTGTGGCGTCGCCACTTTCAGCGAAACGAGCAAATGGCCGGGGCAATACATCGTGAATCTCGGCTGTTTGGAAGGCGTGGATACCTTCGCGCTGGAGACGAAGGTGTTCGACGGCAAGCATCTGCTTTAA
- a CDS encoding 3-hydroxyacyl-CoA dehydrogenase/enoyl-CoA hydratase family protein: protein MSNHLNVRKVAVLGAGVMGAQIAAHMVNANVEVLLFELPAKEGDPNGNVNKALDGLKKLEPAPISSPARITYIQPANYDQHLEKLRECDLIIEAIAERMDWKSDLYRKVAPFVNANAIFATNTSGLSINKLAEAFPENLRHRFCGIHFFNPPRYMHLVELIPCKGTEPVLLDQLETFLVSTLGKGVVRAKDTPNFIANRIGVFSMLATKHHAAAFNLGFDMVDALTGRYLGRPKSATFRTLDVVGLDVFAHVVNTMRENLTEDPWHKHFELPSWFQYLVDQGSLGQKTKRGIYQKIGKEIHVLDLHTREYRLSDAKVNDAVKEILRERDWAKKLAGLRNSQHPQAQFLWAVFRDVFHYCALHLENIANNARDLDFAVRWGFGWDNGPFEIWQAAGWQQVAGWIAEDIVAGKSMASAPLPAWVTDATRTGVHTAQGSYAPSPLTPLPPAGEGGAQRREREGGYQPRSTLPVYQRQLYPDHLLGEERHYGETVFENDVVRMWHTGDDIAILSFKSKMHTVDNDVLDGILRAVGEAEEHFSALILWQTEPPFSAGANLLQLMQGMQEPAPEEGMFGKFKQAASRVKYTIAGGGGMGEIFNAATGNVPKVEAVVAKFQQASMRLKYAQVPTIAAIDGLALGGGCEFSIHCSRIVATLESYIGLVEVGVGLLPAGGGCKEMAQRAAAEAQRFASDNRVDVFPYMRKYFQNIAMGEVAKSAEMAREMGYLKQSDRIVLNRFELLHIAKEEAKALNATAYRPPLHQRQIMVAGSTGIATLQAAMVNMLEGNFISEHDYMIGCRVAETLCGGHVEAGCLVDEQWLLDLERRNFMELLGTFKTQDRIEYMLKNGKPLRN from the coding sequence ATGAGCAATCATCTGAATGTTCGTAAGGTCGCCGTCCTCGGTGCAGGCGTGATGGGAGCGCAGATCGCCGCGCATATGGTCAACGCCAATGTCGAGGTGCTGTTGTTCGAGTTGCCCGCGAAAGAAGGGGACCCCAACGGCAATGTGAACAAGGCGCTGGATGGCCTGAAGAAGCTCGAACCGGCGCCCATCTCCAGCCCGGCCAGGATCACTTACATCCAGCCCGCCAATTACGACCAGCACCTGGAAAAACTGCGCGAGTGCGACCTCATCATCGAAGCCATCGCCGAGCGCATGGACTGGAAGTCAGACCTGTACCGCAAGGTCGCACCGTTCGTTAATGCCAACGCCATCTTCGCGACCAACACTTCCGGCCTTTCCATCAATAAGCTGGCCGAAGCCTTCCCCGAGAACCTGCGCCACCGCTTCTGCGGCATCCACTTCTTCAACCCGCCGCGCTACATGCACCTGGTCGAGCTGATCCCCTGCAAGGGCACCGAGCCTGTGCTGCTCGACCAGCTGGAGACCTTCCTCGTCTCCACGCTGGGCAAGGGTGTGGTGCGCGCGAAAGACACCCCCAACTTCATCGCCAACCGCATCGGCGTGTTCTCCATGCTCGCCACCAAGCACCATGCGGCGGCGTTCAACCTCGGCTTCGACATGGTGGATGCGCTCACCGGTCGTTACCTCGGCCGCCCCAAGAGCGCCACCTTCCGCACGCTGGACGTGGTCGGCCTCGACGTGTTCGCGCACGTGGTCAACACCATGCGCGAGAATCTCACCGAAGACCCGTGGCACAAGCACTTCGAACTGCCAAGCTGGTTCCAGTACCTGGTCGACCAGGGCTCGCTGGGGCAGAAGACCAAGCGCGGCATCTACCAGAAGATCGGCAAGGAGATCCACGTGCTGGACCTGCACACGCGCGAGTACCGTCTGTCCGACGCCAAGGTGAACGACGCTGTGAAAGAGATCCTGCGCGAACGCGACTGGGCGAAGAAACTCGCTGGATTGCGCAATAGCCAGCATCCGCAGGCGCAGTTCCTGTGGGCGGTGTTCCGCGACGTGTTCCATTACTGCGCACTGCATCTGGAGAACATCGCCAACAATGCACGCGACCTCGATTTTGCCGTGCGCTGGGGCTTCGGCTGGGACAATGGTCCGTTCGAAATATGGCAGGCAGCTGGCTGGCAGCAGGTGGCCGGCTGGATCGCCGAAGACATTGTCGCAGGCAAGTCCATGGCTTCCGCGCCGCTGCCCGCATGGGTCACCGATGCGACACGGACAGGCGTCCACACTGCGCAAGGTTCTTATGCACCCTCTCCCCTAACCCCTCTCCCGCCTGCGGGAGAGGGAGGAGCGCAGCGGAGGGAGAGGGAGGGCGGCTACCAACCCCGTTCCACGCTCCCGGTCTATCAACGCCAGCTCTATCCCGATCACCTGCTTGGCGAAGAGCGTCATTACGGCGAGACCGTATTCGAGAACGATGTGGTGCGCATGTGGCACACCGGCGACGACATCGCCATCCTGAGTTTCAAGAGCAAGATGCACACCGTCGACAACGACGTGCTGGACGGCATCCTGCGTGCGGTGGGCGAAGCGGAAGAGCACTTCAGCGCGCTCATCCTGTGGCAGACCGAGCCGCCGTTCTCCGCCGGCGCAAACCTGCTGCAGCTGATGCAGGGCATGCAGGAACCTGCGCCTGAAGAAGGCATGTTCGGCAAGTTCAAGCAGGCGGCCAGCCGCGTCAAATACACCATCGCTGGCGGCGGCGGAATGGGCGAGATATTCAATGCCGCCACCGGCAACGTGCCCAAGGTGGAAGCTGTGGTCGCCAAGTTCCAGCAGGCCTCCATGCGCCTCAAGTATGCGCAGGTGCCTACCATCGCCGCGATCGACGGCCTCGCGCTCGGCGGCGGCTGTGAATTCTCCATCCACTGCTCGCGCATCGTCGCCACGCTGGAAAGCTACATCGGCCTGGTCGAGGTTGGCGTCGGCCTGCTGCCCGCCGGTGGCGGCTGCAAGGAGATGGCGCAGCGCGCAGCGGCGGAAGCGCAGCGTTTCGCCAGCGACAACCGCGTCGACGTGTTCCCCTACATGCGCAAGTATTTCCAGAACATCGCCATGGGCGAGGTCGCCAAGAGCGCAGAGATGGCGCGCGAGATGGGCTACCTGAAGCAGTCCGACCGCATCGTGCTCAACCGCTTCGAACTGTTGCACATCGCCAAGGAAGAAGCGAAGGCGCTCAACGCCACCGCGTACCGGCCGCCGCTGCACCAGCGCCAGATCATGGTCGCAGGCAGCACCGGCATCGCCACGCTGCAGGCCGCCATGGTCAACATGCTGGAAGGCAACTTCATCTCCGAGCACGACTACATGATCGGCTGCCGCGTCGCCGAGACACTGTGCGGCGGGCATGTGGAAGCGGGCTGCCTGGTGGACGAACAATGGCTGCTCGACCTGGAGCGGCGCAATTTCATGGAACTGCTGGGGACGTTCAAGACACAGGACAGGATCGAGTACATGTTGAAGAACGGGAAGCCGTTGCGGAACTGA
- a CDS encoding OmpP1/FadL family transporter, with protein MRLKQTLLGISVASALLAMSGNASASAFALIEQSSGTGNAYAGGAAAAEDASTIFFNPAGMSRLNGNQVTVAGSFIQPSAKFRDTGSTGAALQTAGGNGGDAGSLALVPNTYIVTEIQPVLRFGLGINAPFGLQTKYDPTWIGRFQAITSKIQTINLNPSLAYQMSDTVSLGIGLNYQHISGELSSAVNYSAAAFSAGGGALLTAVGGPGVEGITTMTGNDSAWGYNLGVLIDVMPNARIGLSYRSKLKYNLKGTVSFTSVPTALAASPTLQNGDVNLPITMPDTFSISGFHQLNDKWDMMADATWTGWSKLQQLVVTRTNGAVVQNIPENWKDTWRVAVGSTYHYNEQWLSRIGLAYDQTPVPDAYRTARIPDSNRTWVTFGGQYKVSVASKVDFAYAHLFMKDAPIANNQAATGAGILVGSYSNSVDILSVQYAYSF; from the coding sequence ATGAGATTGAAGCAGACATTGTTGGGTATTTCGGTTGCCAGTGCGTTGTTGGCGATGTCGGGAAATGCGTCGGCCTCGGCGTTCGCGTTGATCGAGCAAAGCAGTGGCACCGGCAATGCGTATGCCGGAGGAGCGGCAGCAGCCGAGGATGCAAGCACCATCTTCTTCAACCCGGCCGGCATGTCCAGGCTGAATGGCAATCAGGTGACGGTGGCGGGCAGTTTTATCCAGCCTTCGGCGAAATTCCGCGATACCGGCTCCACCGGCGCTGCCTTGCAGACGGCAGGCGGCAACGGCGGCGATGCTGGCAGTCTGGCGCTGGTACCCAATACCTATATAGTGACGGAGATCCAGCCCGTGCTGCGCTTCGGTCTGGGCATCAATGCACCATTCGGCTTGCAGACAAAATACGATCCGACCTGGATCGGGCGTTTCCAGGCCATCACTTCCAAGATCCAGACGATCAACCTGAACCCTTCCCTGGCCTACCAGATGAGTGACACAGTCAGTCTGGGTATCGGACTGAACTACCAGCACATCAGCGGCGAACTGAGCAGCGCAGTGAACTACAGCGCAGCGGCCTTCTCGGCAGGCGGTGGCGCTTTGTTGACTGCGGTCGGTGGGCCGGGTGTGGAAGGCATCACGACGATGACCGGCAACGACTCTGCCTGGGGGTATAACTTGGGCGTTTTGATCGATGTCATGCCCAACGCCCGCATCGGTCTGTCATATCGTTCCAAACTGAAATACAACCTGAAAGGTACGGTCAGTTTCACATCGGTGCCGACAGCACTGGCAGCCAGCCCGACGCTGCAGAATGGCGACGTGAACTTGCCGATCACCATGCCCGATACGTTCTCGATCAGCGGCTTCCACCAGTTGAACGACAAGTGGGACATGATGGCCGATGCGACCTGGACCGGCTGGAGCAAACTGCAACAGCTGGTGGTCACCCGCACCAATGGCGCCGTGGTGCAGAATATCCCCGAGAACTGGAAAGACACCTGGCGCGTAGCGGTTGGTTCCACCTACCACTACAACGAGCAATGGCTGTCGCGCATCGGCCTGGCATACGACCAGACACCGGTGCCGGATGCCTACCGCACCGCGCGCATCCCGGACAGTAACCGCACCTGGGTGACGTTCGGCGGGCAATACAAGGTCTCGGTCGCAAGCAAGGTGGACTTCGCCTATGCGCACCTGTTCATGAAAGATGCACCCATCGCCAACAACCAGGCCGCGACGGGCGCAGGCATCCTGGTCGGCAGCTACAGCAATAGCGTTGACATATTGAGCGTGCAATATGCCTACAGTTTCTGA
- a CDS encoding acyl-CoA thioesterase has product MSEEKISLPDRQPTLRVAAMPSDANYTGDIFGGWLMGQVDIAGSIPAVHRAKGRVATIAVNSFVFKQPIFVGDVVSFYSRIVKTGTTSITVDVEVYVQRDPENPTCLKVTEATLTYVAVGDDRKPRPLPPQD; this is encoded by the coding sequence ATGAGTGAAGAGAAGATTTCCTTGCCCGACCGTCAGCCGACCTTGCGCGTGGCGGCGATGCCGTCGGATGCGAACTATACCGGCGACATCTTCGGCGGCTGGCTGATGGGGCAGGTGGACATCGCCGGCAGCATCCCCGCCGTGCACCGTGCCAAAGGCAGGGTGGCGACGATCGCGGTGAATTCGTTCGTGTTCAAGCAGCCCATCTTCGTCGGCGACGTGGTGAGCTTTTATTCCAGGATCGTCAAGACCGGCACGACCTCGATCACCGTCGATGTCGAGGTCTATGTGCAGCGCGACCCCGAGAACCCGACCTGCCTGAAGGTGACCGAGGCGACGCTGACCTATGTCGCGGTCGGCGACGATCGCAAGCCGAGGCCGTTGCCGCCGCAGGATTGA